From the Francisella frigiditurris genome, one window contains:
- a CDS encoding LysM peptidoglycan-binding domain-containing protein — protein MDIYTVQSNDYLYKIAANHSIKGVSNSELVDAIKGINKPEIPDILSNRIGVGDKIAIPTTKSEVEDGLILLRNQYSSDGSQGVANDTGSSVASNVNSVPEVIDDNLGDKSMIAKSSSSSTNSVQHNVPGIIFEDSKSVATKYGHDLDTQIQGVESEIKAGTSGFSGFLRIVAFLLFLGVVGFFGKKYLDSRNDKKEKELELISKKRRDHLMSRISPVVSDVEFYRTDKNDAQAEFDFFAGSGENQQNSNVNNNNVSSASLDEEDYGEDSLPIDNYAEEVSSDVVYGEKDRNIAVRTDRGVIFETSENKSLTTDESSSSNNEEGYEDFKEQEQLYVIELVDQYLDSEKFVEASITLQDSLETDSNNVDLRYKLLEVYARAGDEIAFDGEVHFIKSKGIVSMFDPLHQKIAKLRDRYFE, from the coding sequence ATGGATATCTATACAGTACAGTCTAATGATTATTTATATAAAATAGCAGCTAATCATTCCATAAAAGGAGTAAGCAATTCTGAGCTTGTTGATGCTATAAAAGGAATAAATAAACCAGAAATTCCAGATATTTTATCTAACAGAATAGGTGTTGGAGATAAAATTGCAATACCTACAACAAAATCTGAGGTTGAGGATGGTTTAATTTTATTAAGAAACCAGTATTCTTCAGATGGATCTCAAGGTGTAGCTAATGATACAGGAAGTTCTGTAGCTAGTAATGTGAATTCTGTTCCAGAAGTGATCGATGATAACTTGGGTGATAAAAGTATGATTGCTAAATCATCTTCGTCATCTACAAATTCTGTTCAGCATAATGTTCCAGGGATTATCTTTGAAGATAGTAAATCTGTGGCAACTAAATATGGTCATGATTTAGATACCCAAATACAAGGTGTAGAGTCTGAAATAAAAGCAGGAACTTCAGGTTTTAGTGGTTTTTTAAGAATAGTGGCGTTTCTTTTATTCCTTGGAGTGGTTGGATTTTTTGGGAAAAAATATTTGGACTCTAGGAATGATAAGAAAGAAAAAGAACTTGAACTTATTTCTAAAAAAAGAAGAGATCATTTGATGTCAAGAATTTCACCTGTTGTTTCAGATGTGGAATTTTATAGAACTGATAAAAATGATGCCCAAGCTGAGTTTGATTTTTTCGCAGGTAGTGGAGAGAATCAACAAAATTCAAATGTTAATAACAATAATGTGTCATCAGCAAGCCTTGATGAAGAAGATTATGGTGAAGATTCTTTACCAATAGATAATTATGCTGAAGAAGTAAGTTCAGATGTTGTTTATGGTGAGAAGGATAGAAATATTGCTGTTAGAACTGATAGAGGCGTAATCTTTGAAACAAGTGAAAATAAATCATTAACTACTGATGAAAGCTCTAGCTCTAATAATGAAGAAGGTTATGAAGATTTTAAAGAGCAAGAACAGTTATATGTTATTGAACTAGTTGATCAATACTTAGATAGTGAAAAATTTGTTGAAGCGAGTATAACTCTACAAGATTCATTAGAAACTGATTCTAATAACGTTGATTTAAGATATAAACTTTTAGAAGTTTATGCAAGAGCTGGTGATGAGATAGCTTTTGATGGAGAGGTGCATTTCATAAAATCAAAAGGAATAGTAAGCATGTTTGATCCTCTTCATCAGAAGATAGCTAAATTAAGAGATAGATATTTCGAATAG
- a CDS encoding NupC/NupG family nucleoside CNT transporter, which produces MFVKFMFFLLGIISVFILAFAWSSDRKGIKYKYLFIILLVQLGLAAFLLRSDIGVTIISKISEGFEHLLDCAHDGSEFIFGSLTDMNKNGFIFFFNVGMPIVLVSAIIGILQYFKILPLIIKGIGWVLSKVTGMGKLESFNAVSSLAVGQSENFINYKKIIGHLPSNVLYTMAATAMSTVSLAVAGAYMSLLEPKYVCVAMVMNMFGTFFVLTIINPYEKSEEISYDKLHEQFEEEKQDFFEMLAEYILDGFKVAIIVCAMLIGFIALLHLVDSIFSSIFGITFRDILGYIFYPFAWVLHINNNELLLAGKIMGTKMVTNEFVAMQMMSGHAKELTEHSTAVLSVFLVSFANFSSIGIIIGAIQALSKEASVKVAKFSLKILYGAVLVSFLSACVVGFVV; this is translated from the coding sequence ATGTTTGTAAAGTTTATGTTTTTTTTATTAGGGATTATCTCTGTTTTTATCTTAGCTTTTGCTTGGAGTAGTGATAGAAAAGGAATTAAATATAAATATTTATTTATAATTTTACTTGTTCAATTAGGACTTGCAGCTTTCTTACTTCGCTCTGATATCGGAGTTACTATTATTAGTAAAATATCGGAAGGATTCGAACATTTATTAGATTGTGCTCATGATGGTTCTGAGTTTATATTTGGTAGTCTTACAGATATGAATAAGAATGGTTTTATATTCTTCTTTAATGTCGGAATGCCAATAGTTTTAGTTTCAGCAATCATAGGTATTTTACAGTATTTTAAAATATTGCCATTGATCATAAAAGGTATAGGTTGGGTTTTATCAAAAGTTACTGGAATGGGGAAGTTAGAATCTTTTAATGCCGTAAGTTCTTTAGCAGTTGGGCAATCAGAAAACTTTATAAATTATAAAAAAATTATTGGCCATCTACCATCTAATGTTTTATATACTATGGCTGCTACAGCAATGTCTACGGTATCTTTAGCTGTGGCTGGAGCATATATGTCATTACTTGAGCCAAAATATGTTTGTGTTGCAATGGTTATGAATATGTTTGGTACTTTCTTTGTTTTGACTATTATAAATCCATATGAAAAATCTGAAGAAATTAGCTATGACAAGCTACATGAGCAATTTGAAGAGGAAAAACAAGACTTCTTTGAAATGCTTGCTGAATACATATTAGACGGTTTCAAGGTGGCTATTATAGTATGTGCTATGTTAATAGGGTTCATAGCATTACTACATTTAGTGGATAGTATTTTTAGTAGTATATTTGGTATTACTTTTAGAGATATATTGGGTTATATATTTTATCCATTTGCTTGGGTTTTACATATTAATAATAATGAACTTTTACTAGCAGGTAAGATTATGGGAACTAAGATGGTTACTAACGAATTTGTTGCTATGCAAATGATGAGTGGCCATGCTAAAGAATTAACAGAGCATTCAACGGCTGTTTTATCTGTGTTTTTAGTATCATTTGCTAATTTTAGTTCTATTGGGATTATTATTGGAGCAATACAAGCTCTTAGTAAAGAAGCTTCAGTTAAAGTCGCGAAGTTTAGTTTAAAGATACTATATGGAGCTGTATTAGTAAGTTTCTTATCTGCTTGTGTTGTTGGTTTCGTTGTTTAA
- a CDS encoding peptide chain release factor 3 — MNEMLKEIAKRRTFAIISHPDAGKTTITEKMLLFGNAIKTAGTVKAKKSGIHATSDWMEMEKQRGISITTSVMQFPYNERVVNLLDTPGHEDFSEDTYRTLTAVDSALMVVDAVKGVEDRTIKLMNVCRLRDTPIVTFMNKFDRDTRDPLELLDEVEDILKIKCAPMNWPIGMGKFFKGVYDLYQDEVTLFEGGHGHEIHPYKKVKGLKNAKEAIGPDLYDELEMQIELVQGASHEFDEKEFLDGTLTPVYFGTALSNFGVKEMMDGFTRYAPAPQSREADQRVVKADEDKLTGFVFKIQANMDEKHRDRIAFFRICSGKYEKGMKIFHERTGKTMQVSKALTFLAGEREQVEEGFAGDIIGLHNHGSIQIGDSFTQGEKLKFKGIPNFAPEIFKRVKLNDPLKMKALQKGLIQLSEEGATQVFKPVISNDLVLGAVGVLQFDVVAQRLASEYNVKCSYEGVNVSLARWIFCKDEKKLAEFKKKYEVNIAYDGAGYLTYLAPTNVNLQLAKEKNPDIIFSATREH; from the coding sequence ATGAATGAAATGTTAAAAGAAATAGCAAAACGAAGAACTTTTGCGATCATATCTCACCCAGATGCGGGTAAGACAACAATTACAGAAAAAATGTTACTTTTTGGAAATGCTATTAAAACAGCAGGTACAGTAAAAGCAAAAAAAAGTGGTATTCATGCAACTTCTGACTGGATGGAGATGGAAAAACAGAGAGGAATTTCTATAACTACGTCTGTTATGCAATTTCCTTACAATGAAAGGGTGGTTAATCTATTAGATACACCGGGACATGAAGACTTCTCAGAGGATACATATAGAACTCTTACAGCTGTTGATTCAGCACTGATGGTGGTTGATGCTGTAAAGGGTGTTGAAGATAGAACTATTAAGCTTATGAATGTGTGTCGCCTAAGAGATACCCCTATTGTTACATTTATGAATAAGTTTGATAGAGATACTAGGGATCCTTTAGAGCTTTTGGATGAGGTTGAAGATATTTTAAAAATCAAATGTGCTCCTATGAATTGGCCTATAGGTATGGGTAAGTTTTTTAAAGGAGTTTATGATTTATACCAAGATGAAGTTACCCTTTTTGAAGGCGGGCATGGTCATGAGATTCACCCTTATAAAAAAGTAAAAGGCTTGAAAAATGCTAAGGAAGCTATTGGCCCTGACTTATATGATGAGTTAGAAATGCAAATAGAGCTTGTGCAAGGAGCTAGCCATGAATTTGATGAGAAAGAATTTTTGGATGGAACTTTAACTCCAGTATATTTTGGTACGGCTTTAAGTAATTTTGGTGTCAAAGAAATGATGGATGGATTTACAAGATATGCTCCAGCACCGCAGTCACGTGAAGCTGATCAAAGAGTTGTTAAAGCTGATGAAGATAAGTTGACTGGATTTGTTTTTAAAATCCAAGCTAATATGGATGAAAAACATAGAGATAGAATAGCTTTTTTCAGAATCTGTTCAGGAAAATATGAAAAAGGTATGAAAATTTTTCATGAAAGAACTGGTAAAACTATGCAAGTTTCTAAAGCTCTTACTTTTTTGGCAGGTGAAAGAGAGCAGGTCGAAGAAGGATTTGCTGGAGATATTATAGGATTGCATAACCATGGTAGTATCCAAATAGGTGATAGCTTCACTCAAGGAGAGAAACTTAAGTTTAAAGGTATTCCAAACTTTGCTCCTGAAATCTTTAAAAGGGTTAAATTAAATGATCCTTTAAAAATGAAAGCGTTACAAAAAGGACTTATTCAATTATCAGAAGAGGGTGCTACACAAGTATTTAAACCAGTTATATCTAATGATTTGGTTTTAGGTGCTGTTGGTGTTTTACAGTTTGATGTTGTAGCTCAAAGGTTAGCTTCAGAGTATAATGTGAAATGCTCTTATGAAGGAGTGAATGTTTCTTTAGCGAGATGGATTTTTTGTAAAGACGAGAAAAAATTAGCAGAATTTAAAAAGAAATATGAAGTAAATATAGCTTATGATGGCGCAGGATACTTGACATATTTAGCTCCTACTAATGTTAATTTGCAGTTAGCAAAAGAAAAAAATCCTGATATTATTTTTAGTGCGACTAGAGAACACTAG
- the tmk gene encoding dTMP kinase, whose product MKPLFIVIEGLDGAGKSTAIGFIKEYFEKKACKAVFTREPGGTKVAEEIRELALREYDGEQVASDTELLLMYASRIQHVEALIKPSLNNGITIVSDRFYWSSLAYQGGGRQLGFEKIEALNKTFLSECEPDIVIYLDIDPAVGLARAGKVGSPDRIEKAGLEFFERARKVFQNLVKENDNAFQIDASNSLEEIKQDLSKILDKYF is encoded by the coding sequence ATGAAACCACTTTTTATAGTTATAGAAGGTCTTGATGGAGCTGGAAAAAGTACAGCTATAGGATTTATAAAAGAGTATTTTGAGAAAAAAGCCTGTAAGGCAGTTTTTACAAGAGAGCCGGGTGGTACAAAAGTTGCTGAAGAAATTAGAGAGTTGGCACTTAGAGAATATGATGGTGAGCAAGTTGCTTCAGATACTGAATTACTTCTGATGTATGCTAGTAGAATTCAGCATGTTGAAGCTCTTATAAAGCCAAGCTTAAATAATGGAATAACTATTGTTTCAGACAGATTTTATTGGTCTAGTCTTGCTTATCAAGGAGGAGGAAGACAGCTAGGGTTTGAAAAAATAGAAGCGTTAAATAAAACTTTTTTAAGCGAATGTGAGCCAGATATTGTTATTTATTTAGATATTGATCCAGCTGTAGGCTTAGCAAGAGCTGGAAAAGTTGGTTCTCCTGATAGAATAGAAAAAGCAGGTTTAGAGTTTTTTGAAAGAGCTAGGAAAGTATTTCAAAACTTAGTTAAAGAAAATGATAATGCTTTTCAAATAGATGCAAGTAATTCGTTAGAGGAAATTAAACAGGATTTATCAAAGATATTAGATAAGTATTTTTAG
- a CDS encoding NupC/NupG family nucleoside CNT transporter translates to MIERIFFFLLGIFLVFILAFAFSSDRKNIKYRWLFILLFIQLILCGILLESHIGVLIMKGVTNAFNFLIDKAQVGISFVFGNIDKNKDNGFVLFLNVLMPIVFISALIGILQYLKILPLIIRGVGYLLSKVSGMGKLESFNAVSSLTLGQAENFIAYKNILGHLSPNVLYTMTATAMSTVSLSILGSYMVMIDPKYVCVAIIMNMFSTFFVLHIINPYDFKKETSYEELEIDYDTDSKRAFFIVLGEYIIDGFKIATVIAAMLIGFMALIATLNSCFEFIIGISFQDLLGYVFYPIAWVLNIPSNEMLFAGKLMGIKLVSNEFVAMLMMKDHLTEISLHTQAVISVFLVSFANFSSIGIIVGTIYSLDKVAVEKVSKFSLKILYGATLVSLLSAVVVGVFV, encoded by the coding sequence ATGATAGAAAGAATTTTTTTCTTTTTATTAGGTATCTTTCTTGTCTTTATTTTAGCTTTTGCATTTAGTTCTGACAGAAAAAATATCAAGTATAGATGGCTTTTTATTTTGTTATTTATTCAATTAATCTTATGTGGAATTCTCTTAGAATCACACATTGGTGTTTTGATAATGAAAGGTGTTACTAATGCTTTTAATTTTTTGATAGATAAGGCGCAAGTAGGTATTTCATTTGTATTTGGAAATATTGATAAAAATAAAGATAATGGCTTTGTATTATTTTTAAATGTTTTAATGCCAATTGTTTTTATTTCAGCATTAATAGGTATTTTACAGTATTTAAAAATTCTACCTTTAATTATTAGAGGAGTTGGATATCTATTATCAAAAGTTAGTGGAATGGGGAAGTTAGAGTCATTTAATGCTGTAAGTTCATTGACTTTGGGTCAGGCTGAGAATTTTATAGCTTATAAAAATATTCTTGGGCATTTATCACCTAATGTTTTATACACTATGACTGCTACAGCAATGTCTACAGTATCACTATCTATTTTGGGATCTTATATGGTTATGATAGATCCTAAATATGTATGTGTAGCAATTATTATGAATATGTTTAGTACATTCTTCGTTTTACATATTATAAATCCATATGATTTTAAAAAAGAAACTTCTTATGAAGAATTAGAAATAGATTATGATACTGATAGTAAAAGAGCTTTTTTTATTGTTCTAGGCGAGTATATTATAGATGGTTTTAAAATAGCCACTGTTATTGCTGCAATGTTAATAGGTTTTATGGCATTAATTGCAACTTTAAATTCATGTTTTGAGTTTATTATAGGAATTAGTTTTCAAGATTTATTAGGGTATGTTTTTTATCCAATTGCATGGGTTTTAAATATTCCATCAAATGAAATGTTATTTGCGGGTAAACTCATGGGAATAAAGTTAGTATCTAACGAGTTTGTTGCTATGCTTATGATGAAAGATCATTTGACTGAAATATCTTTACATACTCAGGCAGTAATTTCTGTGTTTTTAGTATCATTTGCTAATTTTAGTTCTATTGGAATTATCGTTGGAACAATTTACTCTTTAGATAAAGTGGCTGTAGAAAAAGTAAGTAAATTTAGTTTGAAAATACTTTATGGAGCAACATTAGTCAGTCTTCTGTCAGCAGTTGTAGTTGGAGTTTTTGTTTAG
- the ftsY gene encoding signal recognition particle-docking protein FtsY codes for MFFKKNKSSEDISKDLVNNSIEDKKGLFSRLQKGLSKTAGKLGSGLSTILMGQKIVDEELLDDIEMQLLTADIGIEATDQIISYLRDKVSRKEIQTADKLNEIIKQKLHEIILPCQKHLEVDLNKKPYVILIVGVNGVGKTTTIGKLTKKIQAQGKSVILAAGDTFRAAAVEQLKEWGQRNHVPVVAQHTGADSASVIYDAISSAKTKGVDVVIADTAGRLHTKDNLMEELKKVVRVIKKIDESAPHEIMLVLDATTGQNALAQAEVFNKTVGLTGITVTKLDGTAKGGMVFSLAKKFSLPFRFIGVGEGVDDLQEFDAENFTEALFSIES; via the coding sequence ATGTTTTTCAAAAAAAATAAAAGCTCAGAAGATATTAGCAAAGACTTAGTAAATAATTCAATCGAAGATAAAAAAGGCTTATTTTCTAGGTTACAAAAAGGGCTTTCTAAAACAGCAGGTAAATTAGGTAGTGGCTTAAGCACTATACTGATGGGTCAGAAAATAGTTGATGAGGAACTATTAGATGATATTGAGATGCAGTTATTAACTGCTGATATTGGTATAGAAGCAACAGATCAAATTATTTCTTATCTTAGAGATAAAGTGTCTAGGAAAGAGATCCAAACAGCAGATAAGCTAAATGAAATAATAAAACAGAAATTACATGAAATAATATTACCTTGCCAAAAGCATTTAGAAGTTGATCTAAATAAGAAGCCTTATGTTATTTTAATAGTTGGAGTAAATGGGGTAGGTAAAACAACTACTATAGGTAAACTAACTAAAAAAATACAAGCTCAAGGAAAAAGTGTAATTTTGGCTGCTGGAGATACATTTAGGGCTGCTGCTGTTGAGCAATTAAAAGAATGGGGTCAAAGAAATCATGTTCCTGTGGTTGCGCAACATACTGGAGCGGATAGTGCTTCTGTTATTTATGATGCTATTTCTTCAGCAAAGACAAAAGGAGTTGATGTTGTAATAGCAGATACAGCAGGAAGATTGCATACAAAAGATAATCTAATGGAAGAGCTTAAAAAAGTTGTTAGAGTTATAAAGAAAATAGATGAGTCTGCACCTCATGAAATAATGCTTGTCCTTGATGCTACAACTGGACAAAATGCTTTAGCACAAGCTGAAGTTTTTAATAAAACCGTAGGATTAACAGGTATAACAGTTACAAAATTAGATGGAACAGCAAAGGGCGGAATGGTTTTTTCTCTTGCTAAGAAGTTTTCTCTACCATTTCGATTTATTGGAGTTGGTGAAGGAGTTGATGATTTACAAGAGTTTGATGCAGAAAATTTCACAGAGGCTTTATTCTCTATAGAATCTTAA
- a CDS encoding UvrD-helicase domain-containing protein codes for MSLTFLKDLNDPQHRAVVIGEKNSLILAGAGSGKTKVLTSRIAYLCREQSISPLNILAVTFTNKAAKEIQQRVEKILGFSTFGMWIGTFHGIAHRLLRKHAHELGLDKNFRILDQDEQTQVIKKIIKSLNLDDKKYPPKLVQNFINKKKDDAIRSDKLEKTFSYDSNYSELYKAYEEKLRLDNALDFADLLLYVYELFLLNEDVRHYYQRLFKYILIDEFQDTNKVQYLWLKLLVNENNYVMAVGDDDQSIYGWRGAVVDNIHKYVEDFGDVEIIKLEQNYRSTKNILKAANAVIKNNDNRMTKELWSAAEEGEQIDIYDAVNERDEARYIIEKIRELNDQGVSYNDIAILYRSNYLSRVLEESCIYASIPYRIYGGFKFFDRAEVKDAIGYLRLAVSKSDNLAFERIINTPTRGLGNKTLDIIKNYAEINIISYWDASLEVVQRGLLSKRASTILLNFIALIDLISKQLSILSLDELIGFAIQESGLLAMYEDKDTEKDRQKIDNLKELISAAKDFEPQIEILDDNVDILQDFLSFAVLESGEMQAQESVECVQLMTVHAAKGLEFPYVFIVAAEEGVFPPTAVINSEEYAYNEASSKKIQEKLAEERRLFYVAITRAMKCLTISHAEVRNIFGRSSFQVKSRFLREIDDEKLISKKIVEKPKQKEKQNFGVSPFDFLKNNSKELVFKKGDKVFHKVFGKGIFIKSQQQGQKQFYTVDFGPDMGQKILLANIANLVKI; via the coding sequence ATGTCTTTAACTTTTCTAAAAGATTTAAATGATCCCCAACATAGAGCAGTAGTTATTGGGGAAAAAAATTCACTAATTCTAGCTGGAGCGGGCAGTGGTAAAACTAAGGTTTTAACTTCTAGAATCGCATATCTTTGTAGAGAGCAAAGTATCTCACCATTAAATATATTAGCAGTGACTTTCACAAATAAAGCTGCTAAAGAAATTCAGCAAAGAGTTGAGAAAATATTAGGCTTTTCGACTTTTGGTATGTGGATAGGAACTTTTCATGGTATTGCACATAGATTACTTAGAAAACATGCTCATGAATTAGGGTTAGATAAAAACTTTAGAATCCTAGATCAGGATGAGCAAACACAAGTTATAAAGAAAATAATAAAATCTCTAAATTTAGATGATAAAAAATATCCCCCTAAATTAGTTCAGAATTTTATAAATAAGAAGAAAGATGATGCAATACGTAGTGATAAGTTAGAGAAAACTTTTTCTTATGATTCTAATTACTCAGAATTATATAAAGCCTATGAGGAAAAATTAAGACTAGATAATGCCTTAGATTTTGCTGATTTGTTGTTATATGTATATGAGCTTTTTTTATTGAATGAGGATGTTAGACATTATTATCAAAGGCTTTTTAAATATATCTTGATTGATGAATTTCAGGATACTAATAAAGTGCAATATTTATGGCTAAAGCTTTTAGTTAATGAAAATAACTATGTAATGGCTGTTGGCGATGATGATCAGTCTATCTACGGTTGGAGAGGCGCTGTAGTAGATAATATTCATAAGTATGTTGAAGATTTCGGTGATGTTGAAATTATAAAACTCGAACAGAATTATCGATCAACAAAGAATATCCTCAAAGCAGCAAATGCTGTAATTAAAAATAATGATAATAGGATGACTAAAGAACTTTGGTCTGCAGCTGAAGAAGGTGAACAAATTGATATTTATGATGCTGTTAATGAAAGGGATGAAGCTAGGTACATTATAGAAAAAATTAGAGAGTTAAATGATCAGGGTGTTAGTTACAATGATATAGCTATTCTCTATAGATCTAACTATTTATCTCGTGTCTTAGAAGAAAGCTGTATATATGCGAGTATTCCTTATCGTATTTATGGGGGCTTTAAATTCTTTGATCGAGCTGAAGTGAAAGATGCTATAGGATATTTAAGATTAGCAGTTTCAAAATCAGATAATTTAGCTTTTGAAAGAATAATTAATACACCGACTAGAGGTCTGGGTAATAAAACATTAGATATAATAAAAAATTATGCAGAAATAAATATTATTTCCTATTGGGATGCTTCATTAGAAGTTGTTCAAAGAGGGTTGCTGTCAAAAAGAGCTTCAACAATACTATTAAACTTTATAGCATTGATAGATTTAATTTCTAAGCAGTTAAGTATTTTATCTTTAGATGAATTAATAGGGTTTGCTATTCAAGAGTCTGGTTTATTAGCAATGTATGAAGATAAAGATACAGAAAAAGATAGACAGAAAATAGATAACTTAAAAGAATTGATAAGTGCGGCAAAAGATTTTGAGCCACAAATAGAGATACTAGATGATAATGTAGATATTCTTCAGGATTTTCTTTCATTTGCTGTTTTAGAGTCTGGTGAAATGCAGGCACAAGAAAGTGTTGAGTGTGTACAACTTATGACTGTTCATGCGGCAAAAGGTTTGGAGTTTCCATATGTTTTTATTGTTGCTGCAGAAGAGGGAGTGTTTCCTCCAACGGCAGTCATAAATTCAGAAGAATATGCTTATAATGAAGCTTCTTCAAAAAAAATCCAGGAGAAGCTTGCAGAGGAAAGAAGACTATTTTATGTTGCAATTACTCGAGCAATGAAATGTTTGACAATAAGTCATGCAGAAGTACGTAATATTTTTGGTAGAAGTAGCTTTCAAGTTAAATCACGTTTCTTAAGAGAAATAGATGATGAAAAGTTAATATCTAAAAAAATAGTGGAAAAACCAAAGCAAAAAGAAAAACAGAATTTTGGAGTTTCACCTTTTGACTTTCTAAAAAATAACTCTAAAGAATTAGTTTTCAAAAAGGGTGATAAAGTATTTCATAAAGTTTTTGGTAAAGGTATCTTTATTAAGTCTCAGCAGCAAGGTCAGAAACAGTTTTATACTGTAGATTTTGGTCCAGATATGGGGCAAAAAATACTTCTAGCTAATATAGCAAATCTTGTCAAAATATAG